In the Arthrobacter sp. Soc17.1.1.1 genome, CTGCAGAGCCTCCAGCACCTCGCCGTCATGGCCCACGAGCGAGCTCAGGCCGGCGTCGGAGGTGTCCTCGGAGACGATCGAGATGTAGGTCCTGCCACTGCGCACCTCGATGTCGATATCGCCGTCGATATCGGCGATGTCGAGCAGCTCCTCGAGGTAGTCGGCAGCCACGTCGCCCTCCTCGTCGAGCCGCGAAGGCTTCGCCTCGCCACCGGCCGCGACGTCGTCGTCGGACTCGGGACCGCTGAGATCAGGAGTGTGCTCTTCGTTCTCTACCGTCATCGCTTCTTCCTCTTCTTGCGCTGGGGCTGGACCCGCTGGACCCGGGGTTCCGGAACAGTCTCGATGGCCGGCTCGGTCTTCCGCTCACCCAGGAGCGGGACCGCAGGAAGACCCTTCTTGGCGCGGCGCTCCGCGAGTGCCTTGGCCGCCGGTGACCCGGGGGTGGGCATCCTGCGGATGACGTAGAACTGCTGGGCCATCGTCCACACGTTGGTGGTGGTCCAGTACACCAGGACGCCGATCGGGAAGTTGATGCCGCCGATGCCGAATACGAGCGGGAGGATGTAGAGCATGATCTTCTGCTGACGCATGAAGGGGCTCTGCATGGCCTCCTCGGACATGTTCTTCGCCATGATCTGCTTCTGCGTGATGAACTGCGACGCGGTCATCGCGATGATCATGATCACGGACAGGATGACCACGCTGATGTTCAGGTTGTCGCCGAAGCTGCCGAGGAAGGTCGAGGAGAGGGGGGCGCCGAAGATCGTCGCATCATCGAACTGTCGGACGGACTCCGGGGACAGGGCACCGATCTCGGTACCTTCCTCGCTGGCCCGGGAGATTCCGTTGAGCACCGTGAACAACGCGAAGAAGAACGGCATCTGGATCAGGATGGGCAGGCACGCCGCGAACGGGTTGGTCCCGTGCTTCTTGTACAGGGCCATCTGCTCCTGCGTCATCGCCTGGCGGGAGAGCTGGTCCGTTTTGCCCTTGTACTTCTGCTGGAGCTTCCGCAGATCGGGCTGCAACGCCTGCATCCCGCGCTGCGCCTTGATCTGCTTCACGAACACGGGGATCAGGGCCGCACGGATGACGACGACGAGCCCGACGATCGACAGCACCCAGGTCCAGCCGGATGCCGGGTCCATCCCGAGGAAGGTGAACCCCTCGTGGAACATGAACAT is a window encoding:
- a CDS encoding Jag family protein translates to MTVENEEHTPDLSGPESDDDVAAGGEAKPSRLDEEGDVAADYLEELLDIADIDGDIDIEVRSGRTYISIVSEDTSDAGLSSLVGHDGEVLEALQELTRLSVLTATDSRSRLVLDVDGYRDRRGRELTKIAEDAVAEVKETGEDVALAPMSAYERKIVHDVVADLGFVSESEGEGAARQIVVSPSDD
- the yidC gene encoding membrane protein insertase YidC, which gives rise to MGFFETILAPFRWLVSWIMFMFHEGFTFLGMDPASGWTWVLSIVGLVVVIRAALIPVFVKQIKAQRGMQALQPDLRKLQQKYKGKTDQLSRQAMTQEQMALYKKHGTNPFAACLPILIQMPFFFALFTVLNGISRASEEGTEIGALSPESVRQFDDATIFGAPLSSTFLGSFGDNLNISVVILSVIMIIAMTASQFITQKQIMAKNMSEEAMQSPFMRQQKIMLYILPLVFGIGGINFPIGVLVYWTTTNVWTMAQQFYVIRRMPTPGSPAAKALAERRAKKGLPAVPLLGERKTEPAIETVPEPRVQRVQPQRKKRKKR